The DNA segment TGCGTAAGCAAGCGCAGTGACGGAAGTAAATGTGGCGGAGCCTGGAGCGAGGGCGCGAAAGCGTCCCGAAGCGCAACGCCAAGCCGATAGTTATGCGACGGTTTTAATAAGGAAGGTAATACTGATCTAAATCTCTTAAAGTAATTTTTTTTACTTTTGAGCAATACGTTTCAAATATATCTTTTATTTTTGCAAAGTCTGCATCATTAGTCTGAACATCAACCCTTTCAAGTGAGTTAAAAGCACTCAGTATTTTTTTATCTATATCTTTATTATAATCTGGAAAAGAATATCCTATGATAATCAAATCTTTTGTATTATTTGCAATTTCAAGAGATAACGACATTGCCTTTTCACTAAAAGATGTGTTTTCCCAGGCATAGTAAAATATAGGATCTAAGAATTCATTTTTATGAGCATATAGATAGTAGCTTCTCAAGACTTGCGATACTAATTGTTTTGAGAAATCTTCAAATGCAGCTCGAAAAATCCCAGTTACTGCGCCTTGTGCAATATGCAACCCAGCAATTCCGTTCAATCTTACAACGGAAATATCACTCAATGAGATTTCTTCATTTGATTTTCTTCCGGGATTTGGATATATTTTCCACGATTTCATAAGGGCATCATAATCAACAAAGTTAGTAATTGTGGCTAATGCTTTCTCAATCTGTAGATCGTAATTCCAACTAATGACTTTATAGTTTGGATTTATATATGCAAAACCATTTTCCTTAATATTTATTTTGGTAATCCAGCTTGCGCACCTATAGTCAAGAGCAGTGTATTGCCCATCACTTGTACTTTGCTCAAGCAAAAGATATGCGGAAATTATTGCTTTTATCTTTTGATACTTTTCTCGATCAGGTTTATCCCAATATTTTTTAGCAACAAAATCAACAGAATTCTTGCCAGCTTCTTTTGTTAACCAATCAATATCTTCTATAAATTGTCGCTTAACTTCCTCGACTGTCTCAGTAATTTTATCTACACTTGGAAATCTTTCGTCTCCAAAGCTTTCGAGATTAGCTAGATACCCACTAAAGGCAACCATTCTATTATTAAAATTGGCAATTATTGGAATGGAATAATAGCTAGCACCCGCTCCCAGAAGGAAAGTCGTATATTTTTCTTGCATAATATATTTCCTAAAACTGTCGCATAACGACCAAGCCTAGCCGACGTTTGCAATGGCACGAGTTTGCTTTGCAAACGAAGTGACAGAAGCAAATGTGCCGGAGGCCGGAGCGAGGGTTGCGTAGCAAGCCCGAAGCGCTGCGGCTGAGGCGAAAGTTATACGCAGTGCCCGTTAATTTAGACCAATAATTAACCGCAACCCTTCTTCAACATCAGCCATCTTGCCTGCTTTCAATTTACCAACTTTATCAAGAAATCGTTCCTTATTTAAAGTTACTAATTGAGAAACATTTACAACTGAGTCTTTTGAAAGATTAGAATCTTTTTTTAATAAGGTTACGTTTCCAGGAGCTTCGGCTAAATTCAAATTTGATGTAATGGAAATAACAATTACTGTATTGATATTACTTTCATTAAAAGAATCATCTTGCACAATGAGAACAGGTCTTCTAAAACCAGGTTCGCTACCGAAAGGAATTCCTAAATCTACCCACCAAATTTCACCACGAATCATTTTTTAAACTCTTACGGAGTAATTCGATGGATAAATTATTTATATTTTCTTTAGAGCTATCGTTTCCCTTACGATAAATTTTATTTAGACTTTCTGTAACTGATTCTTTACTATGAAATTCAATAAACTCTTCTAATGCTTTGGCAAAAAGCTGGCTCCGAGGAATTCCAAGTCGTTTAGCTGTTTTTTCCGCGGTTTTAAATAATTCATCCGGAATAGAAACGGCAGTCTTCATATTCATAGGTATAACTGTGGTTATACCTGAGTCAATGAGAAATTGGGAATATTTTTTAAGAAATTCAAACTTTTACTTACACAAGAAATTTTAGGGCATTGCAGATAACGACCAAGGCTTGACGACGTTTCGCGAGTCCGAAAGGACTTGGCACGAGTTTGCTCTGCAAACGAAGTGACAAAGCGAAATGTGGCGGAGCCTGGAGCGAGGGCGCGTAAGCGTCCCGAAGCGCAACGCCAAGCCGATAGTTAGGCGTAGTAAACGCTTAATCAGGGGTTAATAAACCCTCACGAACAATAGTTTTAAAGTTATTTTTCAACTCCAACAATCGAGTTTTAACTTCCTCTTCCTTGATACCTGTCTCAATTACATTGATGCTTTTATTGTAAGCTCTAATCTTTCCCGCAGTAATTAATTTAGCCATTTCAGCGATAACTTCGGTAATGATCAGATTTAGGTTCTCGGCGCAATAAATTTCATTCACAATTGTATAATTTTTAAATTGAACAAACTTTTTATCTGCTCTATCAACACTAATTTTATATTCCGCTTTCAGGATTTCTCTAACTATTACTTCTTTTTCAAGGTTAGCTACTTCGTTTAAAATCCTTTTCTTATCATAATCAAATATATCGAGATCAGAGATTAGATCTAGAAGATCCTGCTTTGATAAGACATTATAATCTGGGCCCAACATCAAGCCAGACAGTGAGAACAGAAGTCCCATGCTTTCGGAAAATAGGACATATAATTCACGATAGACTTCATGTTTCTTAACAGAATATAATGAATAATCATCCAAAGATTTTTTAAATTCAAATTCTTGCTGTTTTCTTAAATTTTCCAAATCGTTCTTAAATCTTTCTATTTTTTTGGAAAACCCGGAGCCAATCCATGACTTTAAGTAAAAAAGAAGAAGAGAACTAACGGGAACGGAAACTGTTATGTTAATGATAATTGAGATTATTAGGTCCATATTTCTCCGATATTAAGCAATTCCATTTTTAAGCGTTTATTACGCCTAACGACCAAGGGTTGGCGACGTTTCGCGAGTCCGAAGGACTTGGCGCGAGACTTGCTCTGCAAGACGAGTGACAAAGCGAAATGTGGCGGAGCCTGGAGCGAGGGCGCGTAAGTGTCCCGAAGCGTAACGCCAAGCCGAAAGTTAGCTGACGTGATGCAATCTATTACAGTAGTTTAAAAACTACCCTACTATTTAAGTAATTGTCCCTTTGATACTTCACGATCTTTCATAACAAGAGCTATAAAGAATCTATTTAAACAAAATCATAAAAAAGAGCGCAAGCCACAAAACAACAAGATAATTTTGGATAACCAGTCCTTTAATTTAC comes from the Leptospira hartskeerlii genome and includes:
- a CDS encoding type II toxin-antitoxin system PemK/MazF family toxin, producing MIRGEIWWVDLGIPFGSEPGFRRPVLIVQDDSFNESNINTVIVISITSNLNLAEAPGNVTLLKKDSNLSKDSVVNVSQLVTLNKERFLDKVGKLKAGKMADVEEGLRLIIGLN
- a CDS encoding ChpI protein, whose product is MKTAVSIPDELFKTAEKTAKRLGIPRSQLFAKALEEFIEFHSKESVTESLNKIYRKGNDSSKENINNLSIELLRKSLKNDSW